TGCTGAGCTTTATTGAAGCGGTGGATTTCATCCACAAAAATAATCGACTCTTTTCCAAAGTCTTCTCTTAGTTGGATGGCCGTCGCGATGAGCTTTTTTAGTTCATTGACTCCGCCTAAGACAGCATTGAAGTTGTAGAGCTCTAATCCGCTATTAGCAGCTAAGATATTAGCGAGAGTGGTCTTTCCTGTTCCTGGAGGTCCCCAGAGAACAAGACTTGGAAAGTCTTTTTCTTTTAGAAATTTATATCTAGAGAAAATATGCTCTTGCCCGAAGTAGCCTTCAAAGTTAGTAGGTCTGGCCCTAAATGGAAGGGGGGAATTGATGCTTTGCGTGTTATTACTTGCATTATTCTTAGAAGTACTTGAAAATAGGTCTGACTGTAAGTTACTGCTATTATTATTATCCATTTCTACACTCAACTATGGAAAACTATTGACTTTAGATTGGTTGCATCCTAACTTATGCTACTTATAAAAGCTAGACCCTGATTTGGGTCCAAGGCCTTCAGTGGAAGGTAAAATCAAGCCGAAGGGGAGGTGATTTCAAATGGCAAAAGACAAGAATTATTCAATTTACATTTCAATTGATGACAAACTTGGAGCAGAACGTTCTCTAAGAAAGTTTAAGAGACTTTGCGAAGCTTTTGGTGTTGTACGTGAGTACAGAAAAAGAAAAGAATTCAAGAAGCCTTCTATCTGTAGAGTTGAGAAGCTCGAGGCTGCAGAGAAACGTAGAAACAAATCTGCAAGTAAGATGAGAAGAACATCTAAGATCTAGTTGAAATATAGGGCCCTCTTTTTGAGGGCTTTTTTTTGCCTAAAAAAACTATCTTCTAAGAATTAATTTTAAAATTGAGTTCCATCTATTGTGCATGATGTTTGTGACTTTGACTTTAGATAAGGGGATTTCATAATTTCCTTTGGTCATGTTCTTATGAAAACTATTCCAGTCAATATTCAAACGCTCTAGATGAGTAAGGAGATACTCTTTATCATTGGGAGTTAAAATTCTTTGTTCTAAAATTTTTATAAAAGATGACCATACATTGTCGTACTCAACTCGGTAATCATGATCGACGAAAATATTTAATTTTAAATCAACTGTTTCTAAGGAATTGTAAATAATTTTTTCAATATCTGCTGGAGTTGTAGAGAATCTTTGAAAATCTGTTTCTCGTAACATTTTGAATTCATCAAATCTATGATTCACTTTAGAGTTAGTCAAAATAAGTTCATTGAGAAGTTTATTAAAGGCGAGTGAGTCATCAATCATAGAGGGAATAAATTTAAAATTTGAAACCTCTGAATATAGTTTCGCTTCGTAGAGTTTTAACTTTCTTCCAAAGTCTGCTATTTGTGTATGGCAGCGGACGTTTCTTTCAATATCTCTTTGATCGCAAACTTTCGTAAGCTCCACTGATTCAATATAGAGCTGGCGAAGATTTCTTCTAATATTTATAACAGGTTCTGACTCGGGAGAGACTTTCTTTAGGACGTGAAAGAATTCATTAATAATACTTTTAATTTGTGGAGTAGCATACCTTCTAAAGCTTTCTTTACTCATTAGAACGTCAGATTTTTTTATGTTGTAATAGGAGTACTGAGCAAACGTTGAGTTTACTACTAGA
This sequence is a window from Halobacteriovorax sp. JY17. Protein-coding genes within it:
- the rpsU gene encoding 30S ribosomal protein S21, yielding MAKDKNYSIYISIDDKLGAERSLRKFKRLCEAFGVVREYRKRKEFKKPSICRVEKLEAAEKRRNKSASKMRRTSKI